The window TGGAGGACCCGAACCTGGGGCTGGGCATCGCCTTCGTGGGGGACGTCATCAGCGGCGCGGGCGCCATCCTCGAGCTGACGCCCGCAGCGCCGCTGGGCATCCTCATCAGCGCCGGAGGCGGCCTCGTCACCGCCACGGGCGAGCTGGTCGACTGGTTCCTCAAGCGAGGAGAAATCAAGGAGGACCAGCGCAAGTATCTGGAGGCCGCCGGCGTCTCCAAGAAGCTCATCGACGCCATGGCCGACGCGGACGACGACCAGGTGAAGGCCCTGGTCGAGGGCATGGGCATTCCTCCGGAGCGCCTCCAGGGGATTCTCTCCCGGTGCCCCGAGCTGCTGGATGGCCAGACGCCGGGAGTCGGCCAGCTCGAGGCCATGCTGAAGAGCCGGGGCGTCCACGGCCCGGCGGCGGCGGACCTGCTGGACAAGATGACCCAGGCAGGCGGCGACAAGGACACGAGGCAGGCGCTGTACCTCCTCGCCAACAGCGCGCAGTACACCTTCAGCGGCAGGAACCCGACCGAGCTCACCCGCGAGGACTGGGACCTCGTCCTCAACAACGCCAGGCGCGACGCCAGCGGCGACGCGAAGAAGGCCCTGGAGGCGCTCGGGTAGGGCCCCGGCGCCAGATGTCGATTGCCTCGTGGCAGGCCGGGCGCTCAGATGCCCGGCCATGTCCACGAACCCGGATGCGACCCAGGCCCTGCTCTCCCTCTGCCAGGACCGCCGGCGCTGGCAGGCGGAGCTGACCCCGGCCGCAGTGAGCGAGCTGCTCTCCCGGGGCGCGGACGTGCACGGACGCGGCAACTACGGCTCCACGCCCCTGCACTTCGCCGTGCTCGCGCCCTACACGAAGAGCGACCCCCTCCCCAGCGTCGACGTGGTGCGCACCCTGCTGGAAGCCGGGGCAGACCCGAACGCGCGCGACGACCACGCCCAGACACCCCTCCTGCGAGCCCTGCCCTACGGCCGGGAGGACGCCACGCAGGAGCAGCGCGCGCTCGAAATCGTCCAACTGCTGCGCGCGGCGGGCGCGAAGGTGCCCTCCGACGTGAAGGACGCCCGCGCCGCCGCGTTCCGCATCGGCAGCGCGCGCCTCTACCAGGAGCTGCTCGACGCGGGCGCCCCCATCGACGTGCGCAACGACGACGACGCCACCCCGCTCCACCGGGCGGCCGACAGCGGGTTCGCGCCCATCGCCGAGCTGCTGCTCGCGCTGGGCGCCGAGGTGAACGCGCTCGACGGGCTGGGCCGCACCCCGCTCGGCGCCGCGCTGCGCGAGCGCTTGGACCACAGGGGCAAGCCCCACAGCCGCACTCCGGAATACGACGCCGTCATCGCCCTGCTGGAGCGCGCGGGAGGCCAGCCCCGCGTCCCCTACGCCCGGAGCGAGGACCCGTTCGCGCCCTTCCCCTTCGACACCGCCGCCCTGCGCGCCGCGGCGCCGAAGGGCAGGCGCTCCTTCCAGCTCGACGTCGACTCCGCCCAGGAGCTCGCCACCGGGCTCTACAGCTCCGGCGACCCCGACGAGACGCTGGCCGTCCTGGCGGCGCTGCGGGACGTGCTCGACGTGCCACCGAGACACGTGCGCCTCCAGGGACCGCTGACCCTGAAGCGCCCCTTCTTCCACCACGGAGACCTGGAGGTGGACGGCCACCTCTCCATCCAAAAGCCCTTCGCGGTGACGGGCAGCCTCATCGTGCACGGCGTCCTGGAGGACAACGAGAACGACTCCCTCGTCAACGTCCTGGGAGACGTGCGCTGTCACGCGCTCAATACGGACGGCGATTTCAGCGTCCGGGGAGCCATCCACGCGCGCGACGTCGTCCTCGGCTTCTACAACGACCACACCCTGAGCGCCGACACCGTGCACGCGCGCGTCGTCATCGAGGACGAGCACGACGTCAGCGCCACGGTCCACGCCGAGCACCACTTCGACATCAACACGTACCGGCAGGGCTACGGGGACGGCGTACCCGAGCGCCTGCGCGCGCTGTTCGTCGACGAGGTGCTGGATGAGGACAATCAGCTCGACAACAGCGAGCTGTTCGACCGGCTGCGCAAGGGCCTGCCCGTCTTCCGCGGACAGCCCTGAGCCGCCTCACTCGGGCGCGGCGAGCTCCTCCTCGAAGCTCGTCATGCCCTCCAGCACGGAAGCGCAGAGGCAGGCCGGGCCGTCCAGCGCGGTGAAGCCGTGCGCGAGCATGGCAACAGCGATAGCAGTCGCGATTAAGCTGCCTAGAATGCAAAAGCAGAATCACGCTCTCGTGCGCTGGCTGGCGGTTTTCCTGGGTGGCCTCGCGGCGGGTTGCTCCTCGGGGGCACACTCCACCGCGCGCCGTGCACCCGCGTCGGCCCCTCCGCCCTACCTGGCGCAAGCCCCCACCTGCTGGAACTCGATGAGCTGCTGCATCCAGCGGAATCCTCTCACTCCTGTGCAGAGCTGCGGCGCCGACCCTCTGGAGGCGGCGAGGATCCTCAAGAGCATGGAAGAACTCAGTGAGGCCGCACAGACCGCCACCTTGAAGGGCGTCGATGTTCCCGAGCGTGGAGAGGAGCGCGACGACGGTGAGGAACGT of the Pyxidicoccus xibeiensis genome contains:
- a CDS encoding ankyrin repeat domain-containing protein; this translates as MSTNPDATQALLSLCQDRRRWQAELTPAAVSELLSRGADVHGRGNYGSTPLHFAVLAPYTKSDPLPSVDVVRTLLEAGADPNARDDHAQTPLLRALPYGREDATQEQRALEIVQLLRAAGAKVPSDVKDARAAAFRIGSARLYQELLDAGAPIDVRNDDDATPLHRAADSGFAPIAELLLALGAEVNALDGLGRTPLGAALRERLDHRGKPHSRTPEYDAVIALLERAGGQPRVPYARSEDPFAPFPFDTAALRAAAPKGRRSFQLDVDSAQELATGLYSSGDPDETLAVLAALRDVLDVPPRHVRLQGPLTLKRPFFHHGDLEVDGHLSIQKPFAVTGSLIVHGVLEDNENDSLVNVLGDVRCHALNTDGDFSVRGAIHARDVVLGFYNDHTLSADTVHARVVIEDEHDVSATVHAEHHFDINTYRQGYGDGVPERLRALFVDEVLDEDNQLDNSELFDRLRKGLPVFRGQP